The following proteins come from a genomic window of Halobaculum sp. MBLA0147:
- the argH gene encoding argininosuccinate lyase, with product MTDEAHDASGADSTGAETTAAEAGAAAEDSSTTGSVVRGERFRGGPARSFLSSLAADERIFAADLAVDRAHVVMLAEQGIVAEGVASEILTALAAVEAAGHDALPEGEDVHEAIESAVVDRVGPDGGRMHTARSRNDEVAACIRYRLREDLLAAAEASVGLRESLLSVAESHAETVMPGYTHLQPAQPTTVAHWALSYENAVARDTSRLLAAFARTNRSPLGAAAFAGTTFDVDRERTAALLGFDGVVRNAADAAAGRDFLVETVATLATQATTLSGLAADTLLFANRGLLTPADEYASTSSIMPQKVNPDTLELVRATAGDAVGGLTGLLTTLKGLPRAYNRDLQRATPHAWETVDAVTEATEVAAGAVATATWHEEALAAAAGEGFATATGVADLLAQAGVPFRHAHEAVAAAAADAEVALAEGDTDAAVAAVDAATESVVGEPATTRVDEATLRAALDPVESVASRDSAGGPAPSATAAEREAARAALVADRESIAACRQALAAAAETLDAEVSGYV from the coding sequence GTGACCGACGAGGCCCACGACGCGTCCGGGGCGGACTCGACCGGCGCAGAGACGACGGCGGCGGAGGCCGGAGCGGCAGCGGAAGACTCCAGCACGACGGGGAGTGTCGTCCGCGGCGAGCGGTTCCGCGGTGGGCCCGCGCGGTCGTTCCTGTCGAGTCTCGCGGCCGACGAGCGGATCTTCGCGGCCGACCTCGCCGTCGACCGCGCACACGTCGTGATGCTCGCCGAACAGGGAATCGTCGCGGAGGGCGTCGCGAGCGAGATCCTGACCGCACTCGCCGCCGTCGAGGCAGCCGGCCACGACGCCCTGCCCGAGGGTGAGGACGTCCACGAGGCGATCGAGTCGGCGGTGGTCGACCGCGTCGGCCCCGACGGCGGACGGATGCACACCGCTCGCTCGCGCAACGACGAGGTGGCTGCGTGTATCCGGTACCGGCTCCGCGAGGACCTGCTCGCGGCGGCCGAGGCGAGCGTCGGGTTGCGCGAGTCGCTGCTCTCGGTGGCGGAGTCACACGCCGAGACGGTGATGCCGGGGTACACGCACCTCCAGCCCGCACAGCCGACGACGGTCGCCCACTGGGCGCTGTCCTACGAGAACGCGGTGGCACGCGACACGAGTCGGCTGCTGGCGGCGTTCGCGCGGACGAACCGGTCGCCACTGGGCGCGGCCGCGTTCGCTGGCACGACCTTCGACGTGGACCGCGAGCGGACCGCCGCGTTGCTCGGCTTCGACGGCGTGGTGCGCAACGCCGCCGACGCCGCCGCCGGCCGCGACTTCCTCGTCGAGACGGTCGCCACGCTGGCGACGCAGGCGACCACGCTGTCGGGACTCGCGGCGGACACGCTGTTGTTCGCAAATCGGGGGTTGCTCACGCCCGCCGACGAGTACGCCTCGACCTCCTCGATCATGCCCCAGAAGGTGAACCCCGACACGCTGGAGTTGGTCCGCGCGACCGCTGGCGACGCCGTCGGCGGACTGACGGGGCTACTCACGACGTTGAAGGGGCTGCCGCGGGCGTACAACCGCGACCTGCAGCGCGCGACACCCCACGCCTGGGAGACGGTCGACGCCGTCACGGAGGCGACGGAGGTCGCCGCCGGTGCCGTCGCGACCGCGACGTGGCACGAGGAGGCGCTCGCGGCGGCGGCCGGCGAGGGGTTCGCGACGGCGACGGGTGTCGCGGATCTGTTGGCGCAGGCCGGCGTCCCGTTCCGGCACGCCCACGAGGCAGTCGCCGCGGCGGCGGCCGACGCGGAGGTGGCGCTGGCGGAGGGTGACACCGACGCCGCCGTCGCGGCCGTCGACGCGGCCACCGAGTCCGTCGTCGGCGAGCCCGCCACCACGCGGGTCGACGAGGCGACACTGCGCGCCGCGCTCGACCCCGTCGAGAGTGTGGCGAGTCGCGACTCTGCCGGCGGGCCCGCGCCGTCGGCGACAGCCGCGGAACGCGAAGCGGCACGGGCCGCGCTGGTCGCCGACCGCGAGTCGATCGCGGCGTGCCGGCAGGCACTCGCCGCCGCTGCGGAGACCCTCGACGCGGAGGTGAGCGGGTATGTCTGA
- a CDS encoding type II toxin-antitoxin system VapC family toxin gives MSVFVDTGVFYAHHDTDASRHETAADALRVVLQSDQYGWITTSDYVYDEVVTLTQRRTGDREAGLEVGRRLRGDGYPDAIELLHTSRSVFDDAVAIQETYDDQTLSFTDAVTVATVEYHDLDTVLSFDDDFDGVTDRLSPATVVDG, from the coding sequence ATGAGTGTCTTCGTCGACACCGGCGTCTTTTACGCACACCACGACACGGACGCGTCGCGACACGAGACGGCCGCCGACGCGTTGCGTGTCGTCCTCCAGAGCGACCAGTACGGATGGATCACGACATCGGACTACGTGTACGACGAAGTTGTGACTCTCACCCAGCGACGGACCGGCGATCGAGAAGCCGGACTGGAAGTCGGAAGACGGCTCCGTGGTGACGGGTACCCAGACGCGATCGAACTGTTGCACACGTCTCGGTCCGTCTTCGACGACGCGGTCGCGATCCAGGAGACGTACGACGATCAGACACTGAGTTTCACCGACGCCGTGACGGTAGCGACCGTCGAGTACCACGATCTCGACACGGTTCTCAGCTTCGACGACGACTTCGACGGCGTCACCGATCGGCTCTCACCGGCGACCGTCGTCGACGGGTGA
- a CDS encoding ABC transporter substrate-binding protein, producing the protein MAREPAGEEAPTRREYVKYGGAVVGSGLLAGCAEQSATETPTGTEPDTEAPTASKTETETATPDDGYSVSLAPAGEVSFEEVPEEVFTILGHHADMLVALGRGDDINAVHAPEYHQSLYEKFLHHLEGVSVDWEGLYSSWPPTKEKLYELDSDVHVADPAKVATADGWDDDDVREVADTVAPWVGNTLSGTHEQPPTGWRDRYEYYTLWEIFAEIARLFRATDRYEALAAVRESLRERIATDLPPESERPTAALVLFAAEEEKAWGYKLNHPGYYAAHTRPMGVTDALAEAVGEGYGDDGRNVTLDYETLLEADPDVLLVLGPMTGYFDLGEIRSRLADHEVASELTAVETGRVYAQGARRQGPILELFQTEMTAKQLYPDQFGEWPGYVDGEPYPEIPAEERLFDRERVADVIRGDL; encoded by the coding sequence ATGGCACGAGAGCCAGCCGGCGAGGAGGCACCAACACGCAGAGAGTACGTGAAGTACGGGGGCGCAGTCGTCGGTAGCGGCCTGCTCGCCGGCTGTGCGGAGCAGTCGGCGACCGAGACACCGACGGGAACTGAACCGGACACGGAGGCGCCGACGGCGTCGAAGACGGAGACGGAGACCGCGACACCGGACGACGGGTACTCGGTGTCGTTGGCGCCGGCCGGCGAGGTCTCCTTCGAGGAGGTGCCGGAGGAGGTGTTCACCATCCTCGGGCACCACGCCGACATGCTGGTCGCGCTCGGTCGTGGCGACGACATCAACGCCGTGCACGCGCCGGAGTACCACCAGTCGCTGTACGAGAAGTTCCTGCACCACCTGGAGGGTGTCTCCGTCGACTGGGAGGGACTCTACTCCTCGTGGCCGCCGACGAAGGAGAAGCTGTACGAACTCGACAGCGACGTGCACGTCGCCGACCCGGCGAAGGTCGCGACCGCCGACGGGTGGGACGACGACGACGTTCGCGAGGTGGCAGACACCGTCGCCCCGTGGGTCGGGAACACCCTCAGTGGGACGCACGAACAGCCTCCGACTGGCTGGCGCGATCGGTACGAGTACTACACGCTGTGGGAGATCTTCGCGGAGATCGCACGACTGTTCCGAGCGACCGACCGGTACGAGGCGTTGGCCGCCGTCCGGGAGAGCCTCCGCGAGCGGATCGCCACGGACCTCCCGCCGGAGAGCGAGCGACCGACGGCGGCGCTGGTGTTGTTCGCCGCAGAGGAGGAGAAGGCGTGGGGGTACAAGCTGAACCACCCGGGGTACTACGCCGCCCACACGCGCCCGATGGGCGTGACGGACGCACTCGCCGAGGCCGTCGGCGAGGGGTACGGCGACGACGGCCGGAACGTCACCCTCGACTACGAGACCTTGCTGGAGGCCGACCCGGACGTGTTGCTCGTCTTGGGACCGATGACGGGCTACTTCGACCTCGGCGAGATCCGGTCGCGACTGGCCGATCACGAGGTCGCGAGTGAACTCACCGCCGTCGAGACGGGCCGGGTGTACGCACAGGGTGCGCGGCGCCAGGGGCCGATCCTCGAACTGTTCCAGACTGAGATGACGGCGAAGCAACTCTACCCCGACCAGTTCGGCGAGTGGCCGGGCTACGTGGACGGCGAGCCGTACCCGGAGATTCCCGCCGAGGAGCGCCTCTTCGACCGCGAGCGGGTCGCAGACGTGATCCGCGGCGATCTCTGA
- a CDS encoding NAD(P)/FAD-dependent oxidoreductase has protein sequence MPTAQSDPDVLVVGGGPAGCSAAVFTARYDLDTLVLDRGHSSLQQCAFVENYLGFPGGIDVATLYRTMHAHVERVGGTVVDDMVTELTETDAGFRVETQGGTYTADRVVAASTYDVSYLESVLGEHFESDGGETWLDPELAGERGETPVDGLWLAGPTAGVESQIAVAVGHGARVGVALVEAYRREAENIWPGSADYTDWVVQQGRYEGEEWLETATGWHLEAAPEDRDEEAVRELARDLAERQQAQQIGEAEVASRTERAHRRLLAHLDDDLVLERAREIEAERAAGDG, from the coding sequence ATGCCGACGGCACAGTCGGACCCGGACGTGCTCGTCGTCGGCGGGGGGCCGGCGGGCTGTTCGGCGGCCGTCTTCACCGCCAGGTACGACCTCGACACGCTCGTACTGGACCGGGGCCACTCCTCGCTCCAGCAGTGTGCGTTCGTCGAGAACTACCTCGGGTTCCCCGGCGGCATCGACGTGGCGACGCTGTACCGGACGATGCACGCTCACGTCGAGCGAGTCGGCGGAACCGTCGTCGACGACATGGTGACGGAACTCACCGAGACGGACGCCGGGTTCCGCGTCGAGACGCAAGGGGGCACGTACACGGCAGACCGGGTCGTCGCCGCCTCGACGTACGACGTGAGCTACCTCGAGAGTGTACTCGGCGAGCACTTCGAGTCGGACGGTGGCGAGACGTGGCTCGATCCGGAGTTGGCCGGGGAGCGCGGGGAGACACCCGTCGACGGGTTGTGGCTCGCCGGCCCGACCGCGGGAGTCGAGAGCCAGATCGCCGTCGCCGTCGGCCACGGCGCCCGCGTCGGCGTCGCCCTCGTCGAGGCGTACCGCCGCGAGGCGGAGAACATCTGGCCGGGGTCGGCCGACTACACGGACTGGGTCGTCCAACAGGGACGCTACGAGGGCGAAGAGTGGCTGGAGACGGCGACCGGTTGGCACCTGGAGGCCGCACCAGAGGACCGCGACGAGGAGGCGGTCCGGGAACTGGCACGCGACCTCGCGGAGCGCCAGCAGGCCCAACAGATCGGCGAGGCGGAGGTCGCCAGCCGCACCGAGCGCGCCCACCGCCGGCTGCTCGCCCACCTCGACGACGACCTGGTCCTCGAACGGGCACGCGAGATCGAGGCCGAGCGGGCGGCCGGGGACGGCTGA
- a CDS encoding argininosuccinate synthase, with protein MTDRVALAFSGGLDTTVCVPLLEEEYGYDEVIGVTVDVGQPAAEFAEAEATAEALELDHHVVDARAAFAEQCLDAVQANATYQGYPLGTALARPVIAAEILAVAEDEDCDAVAHGCTGKGNDQLRFEAVWRTSDLEVIAPVRELGLTREWEIDYAAERDLPVEGGDEGTWSIDTNLWSRSVEGGDLEHPEHVPGTEIYAWTDDPDGDTETVEIGFEAGTPVSLDGETLAPVALIETLNELAGSYGVGRSDLMEDRMLGLKVRENYEHPAATTLLAAHEGLEGLVLTQEERQFKTHVDQQWAQKAYEGLLDAPLVDALEAFLAATNERVTGTVTIRFEGGQARVVGRESEYATYSASAASFDTAAVGDIEQADATGVAKYHGFQSRLANGAGVAADDTADDQTLAADGGGGVTTEDDGTTDTTEE; from the coding sequence ATGACAGATCGCGTCGCGCTCGCGTTCAGCGGTGGGCTGGACACGACCGTCTGTGTCCCGCTGCTGGAAGAAGAGTACGGCTACGACGAGGTGATCGGCGTCACGGTAGACGTCGGGCAACCCGCCGCGGAGTTCGCGGAGGCGGAGGCGACCGCCGAGGCACTCGAGTTGGACCACCACGTCGTGGACGCGCGAGCCGCCTTCGCCGAGCAGTGTCTCGACGCGGTCCAGGCGAACGCCACCTACCAGGGGTACCCGCTCGGCACCGCGCTGGCGCGCCCGGTGATCGCCGCAGAGATCCTCGCGGTCGCCGAAGACGAGGACTGCGACGCGGTCGCGCACGGCTGTACCGGCAAGGGGAACGATCAACTCCGCTTCGAGGCAGTGTGGCGCACGAGCGACCTCGAGGTGATCGCCCCGGTCCGCGAGTTGGGACTCACCCGCGAGTGGGAGATCGACTACGCCGCCGAGCGCGACCTCCCGGTGGAAGGTGGCGACGAGGGTACCTGGTCCATCGACACGAACCTCTGGTCGCGCTCCGTCGAGGGTGGGGACCTCGAACACCCCGAGCACGTCCCCGGGACGGAGATCTACGCGTGGACGGACGACCCCGACGGCGACACGGAGACTGTCGAGATCGGCTTCGAGGCCGGCACACCCGTCTCGCTGGACGGCGAGACTCTCGCACCCGTCGCGTTGATCGAGACGCTGAACGAACTCGCCGGCTCCTACGGCGTCGGCCGGTCGGACCTGATGGAGGACCGCATGCTCGGGCTGAAGGTCCGCGAGAACTACGAACACCCCGCCGCGACGACGTTACTCGCCGCCCACGAGGGACTGGAGGGACTCGTCCTCACCCAGGAGGAACGCCAGTTCAAGACGCACGTCGACCAGCAGTGGGCCCAGAAGGCCTACGAGGGGCTGCTCGACGCGCCGCTCGTGGACGCACTGGAGGCGTTCCTGGCGGCGACGAACGAGCGCGTCACCGGCACCGTGACGATCCGGTTCGAGGGTGGACAGGCGCGCGTGGTCGGCCGCGAGTCCGAGTACGCCACCTACTCCGCGTCGGCGGCGTCGTTCGACACCGCGGCCGTGGGCGACATCGAACAAGCCGACGCCACCGGCGTCGCGAAGTACCACGGCTTCCAGAGTCGCCTCGCGAACGGCGCCGGGGTGGCGGCCGACGACACGGCGGACGACCAGACGCTCGCCGCCGACGGCGGTGGCGGCGTCACCACGGAAGACGACGGCACTACCGACACGACGGAGGAGTGA